The following coding sequences are from one Salvia hispanica cultivar TCC Black 2014 chromosome 3, UniMelb_Shisp_WGS_1.0, whole genome shotgun sequence window:
- the LOC125210499 gene encoding serine/threonine-protein phosphatase 7 long form homolog: MIDGNPADDAPLSPETMYILNSVPDSAVLKTRRPENSQKVSFNGVLDNLPDIDYDTTKDPLNILIQELHVKYDNAIKLSTANSMWSWCDKPKNIDHYLITALIERWRPETHTFHFPVGEATVTLEDVEVLWGLKVDGNPVTGHIPTKSPEYWKEHSLNYLGICPSNNEIKEKVWKSTTLSKQLRIELGDEEEDYIYVKRARVYCLLLLGGLMIPNATGNKISFFYLQFLVDPERCAQYSMGGATLAALYHNLCEAACGRRTEVGGACTLLQVWAWERISSIRPTLTSPPDHADYKPLASVWTGPSSYTKAPQHCVELYRDQFSRMHANQFIWRPYVMRDLSAVCVEGRPIWASMTCLICWNMVEPHMPHRVLRQLDPHNPSSSLKIGST; the protein is encoded by the exons ATGATCGATGGTAATCCAGCTGATGATGCTCCCCTTTCCCCCGAAAcaatgtatattttaaatagtgTTCCTGATAGTGCAGTCCTTAAAACAAGGAGACCTGAGAATAGTCAGAAAGTGTCGTTCAATGGGGTTTTAGACAACTTACCtgatattgattatgataCCACGAAGGACCCATTGAATATATTGATCCAAGAACTCCAT GTGAAATATGACAATGCCATCAAGCTCTCGACGGCGAATTCTATGTGGTCCTG GTGTGACAAGCCAAAAAACATCGATCATTATCTTATCACAGCCCTTATTGAACGATGGAGGCCCGAGACACATACGTTTCACTTCCCCGTTGGTGAGGCCACTGTCACTTTGGAAGACGTGGAGGTGTTATGGGGACTAAAAGTGGATGGCAATCCGGTTACGGGTCACATCCCCACCAAGAGTCCGGAATATTGGAAGGAGCATTCCTTGAATTATCTTGGAATTTGTCCTTCTAATAATGAGATAAAGGAAAAGGTTTGGAAGTCGACGACCTTATCAAAGCAATTACGAATAGAGCTAGgcgatgaagaagaagattatatatatgtcaAACGAGCTCGTGTATACTGCTTGCTTCTACTTGGTGGTTTGATGATCCCAAACGCTACAGGcaacaaaatttcttttttctatttgcaATTCCTTGTAGATCCAGAACGGTGTGCTCAATATAGTATGGGGGGTGCGACGCTTGCCGCATTGTATCACAACTTATGTGAAGCTGCATGTGGGAGGAGGACGGAAGTCGGTGGAGCTTGTACGTTACTACAAGTGTGGGCATGGGAAAGAATCTCAAGTATTCGACCAACGTTGACAAGTCCTCCCGACCATGCAGACTACAAGCCATTAGCAAGCGT ATGGACTGGTCCTTCTTCATATACAAAGGCACCTCAACATTGTGTTGAGCTTTACAGAGATCAATTCTCTAGGATGCATGCCAATCAg ttcatttgGAGACCTTATGTTATGCGAGACTTGTCGGCTGTTTGTGTTGAGGGCCGGCCTATTTGGGCGTCTATGACATGCCTCATTTGTTGGAATATGGTGGAGCCACACATGCCACATCGAGTCTTGCGACAGTTGGATCCCCACAACCCATCATCGAGCTTGAAAATAGGTTCCACATGA
- the LOC125216632 gene encoding AP2-like ethylene-responsive transcription factor AIL6, translating to MAPDNNWLSFSLSSMEMLNSSSISSSSSHHHQPNDSHHYYSMGDNYYTNAAAAEQQHIYGGYPPPKLEDFFAGGGGDSTETQDSTLTHIYGAGESYFGGDEQQDLKSIIGFQAFSGDAQAHSPADYSPHCPVSAAENALSLDVNIDTSKAVDNCKKIADTFGQRTSIYRGVTRHRWTGRYEAHLWDNSCRREGQARKGRQVYLGGYDKEDKAARAYDLAALKYWGPTATTNFPISNYTKEVEDMKHMTKQEFIASLRRKSSGFSRGASMYRGVTRHHQQGRWQARIGRVAGNKDLYLGTFATEEEAAEAYDIAAIKFRGINAVTNFEMNRYDVEAIAKSPLPIGGTAKRLKLSLEGEGKAGSSMLQTPCNSSGSSISFAAIQPSSGIPCGVPLDNSTPYYYHHHNLFYPNNPVASDTSSSVSLLGTPMNVMPTPGEYFVWPHHTY from the exons ATGGCTCCTGACAACAATTGGCTCTCTTTCTCCCTCTCTTCAATGGAAATGCTCAACTCCTCTTCaatatcatcttcttcttctcatcatcatcaacctAATGATTCCCACCATTACTATTCCATGGGAGATAACTACTACACCAACGCTG CCGCGGCGGAGCAGCAGCATATTTACGGCGGCTACCCCCCGCCGAAGCTTGAGGATTTCTtcgccggcggcggcggagactCGACGGAAACCCAAGATTCCACCCTGACCCACATCTACGGCGCCGGCGAGAGCTACTTCGGCGGCGACGAGCAGCAAGATCTGAAGAGCATCATCGGATTCCAAGCCTTCTCCGGCGACGCGCAGGCTCACTCGCCGGCGGACTACTCTCCTCACTGCCCCGTCTCCGCCGCCGAAAATGCGCTCTCTCTCGACGTCAACATCGACACCAGCAAAGCTGTCGACAACTGCAAGAAAATCGCGGATACATTTGGGCAGAGAACTTCGATTTACAGAGGCGTCACAag ACATAGATGGACAGGAAGATATGAAGCGCATCTATGGGATAACAGCTGTAGAAGAGAGGGCCAAGCAAGGAAAGGGCGTCAAG TTTATCTAG GCGGATACGATAAAGAAGACAAGGCAGCGCGCGCTTATGATTTGGCCGCTCTCAAGTACTGGGGTCCTACGGCTACTACTAATTTCCCG ATATCGAATTACACCAAAGAAGTTGAGGATATGAAGCATATGACCAAACAAGAGTTCATTGCTTCACTAAGGAG GAAAAGTAGCGGCTTCTCAAGGGGAGCATCAATGTACAGAGGTGTTACAAG GCATCATCAACAAGGCCGATGGCAAGCAAGGATCGGCCGTGTTGCAGGGAACAAAGATCTCTACCTCGGAACATTTG CAACGGAGGAGGAAGCAGCAGAGGCGTACGACATAGCCGCTATCAAATTCCGAGGGATAAATGCCGTCACCAATTTTGAGATGAACCGCTACGACGTTGAGGCAATCGCCAAGAGCCCCCTCCCGATCGGTGGGACAGCGAAGCGGCTGAAGCTCTCACTCGAGGGGGAGGGCAAGGCAGGGAGCAGCATGCTGCAAACTCCGTGCAACAGCAGCGGCAGCAGCATCAGTTTCGCCGCTATCCAGCCATCCTCGGGCATCCCGTGTGGCGTGCCGTTAGACAACTCGACACCGTACTACTACCACCACCACAACCTCTTCTACCCCAACAATCCGGTGGCCTCCGACACCTCCAGCTCGGTGTCATTGCTGGGGACGCCAATGAACGTGATGCCGACGCCCGGGGAGTACTTCGTGTGGCCCCACCACACCTATTAA
- the LOC125216631 gene encoding receptor-like cytosolic serine/threonine-protein kinase RBK1 produces MTIEECNNIPRKQKKKKHHHETKPRAGKGGEDETASAAKKGESDGETSPRGVLEMLASGIDVVDDLQWKKKLVHVKRTSSNWRVPTISVLGGGKIPLRRRMQGRRSNSEDIGDFIMPKPSWRNFTYEELRHATHSFASDKLIGKGGHAEVYMGKLNDGQVVAVKKIMKEEKNDEEKNGDFLAELGIIAHIDHPNTAKLIGFSADQGLYLVLQYLPYGSLATALHGSEDCRLEWETRYKLAIGVAKGLQYLHSNCHRRIIHRDITASNILLSEDYEAQISDFGLAKWLPESWAHLVVSPIEGTFGYMAPEYFMHGLVNEKTDVFAFGVLLLELITGRRAVDSSSQSLVMWAKPHLENNSVDEIADPRLGGNFNVVEMKRAMFTASTCIHHLPTLRPNMIRVVQLLKGDNGLDMKQKSMGERVQMIRDDSMHDMKQKSMGERILHIDACDEEDYESPAYLTDLNRHMQLVME; encoded by the exons ATGACGATCGAAG AGTGCAACAACATTCCAAGaaagcagaagaagaagaagcatcATCATGAAACGAAGCCGAGGGCAGGAAAAGGAGGAGAGGACGAGACTGCATCTGCGGCGAAGAAGGGAGAAAGCGATGGGGAGACGTCTCCGAGGGGTGTTTTGGAGATGCTGGCATCGGGCATTGACGTCGTCGACGATCTGCAGTGGAAAAAGAAGCTCGTCCATGTCAAGAGGACCTCCTCCAACTGGAGGGTTCCCACCATCTCCGTGCTCGGAGGGGGCAAGATACCACTCAGGAGGAGGATGCAGGGGAGACGAAGCAACTCTGAGGACATCGGAGATTTCATCATGCCTAAACCGTCGTGGAGGAATTTCACCTATGAGGAGTTAAGACATGCTACACATTCTTTTGCTTCAG ATAAGTTGATTGGGAAAGGAGGGCATGCGGAAGTTTATATGGGGAAGTTGAATGATGGTCAAGTTGTGGCAGTGAAGAAGATAATGAAGGAGGAGAAGAACGACGAGGAAAAGAATGGCGACTTCTTGGCTGAGCTCGGGATCATTGCCCACATCGACCACCCCAACACTGCTAAGCTCATAGGCTTCAGCGCTGATCAGGGCTTGTACCTCGTGCTCCAGTACTTGCCCTATGGCAGCCTTGCCACTGCCCTACACG GCTCGGAAGATTGTCGTTTGGAGTGGGAGACGCGGTACAAGTTGGCTATCGGGGTGGCCAAGGGCTTGCAGTACCTGCATTCCAACTGCCATAGGCGAATAATCCACCGAGATATAACTGCCTCAAACATCTTACTCTCTGAGGATTACGAAGCTCAG ATATCCGATTTTGGACTAGCAAAATGGCTTCCGGAGAGCTGGGCTCATCTTGTTGTTTCTCCAATCGAGGGCACTTTTGG GTACATGGCCCCGGAGTACTTCATGCATGGGTTGGTTAACGAGAAGACCGATGTGTTTGCCTTTGGTGTTCTTCTGCTCGAGCTGATCACAGGGCGTCGCGCAGTTGATTCCTCCAGCCAAAGCCTAGTGATGTGG GCGAAGCCTCATTTGGAGAACAACAGCGTGGATGAGATAGCCGACCCTAGGTTAGGAGGAAATTTCAACGTTGTGGAAATGAAGCGCGCAATGTTCACAGCGTCAACCTGCATCCACCACCTGCCTACCCTGCGGCCAAACATGATCCGT GTTGTGCAGCTGCTGAAAGGCGATAATGGGCTGGACATGAAGCAGAAGTCCATGGGTGAGCGCGTGCAGATGATAAGAGACGACAGCATGCATGACATGAAGCAGAAGTCGATGGGGGAACGGATACTTCACATAGACGCCTGCGATGAAGAGGACTATGAATCGCCCGCTTACCTCACGGATTTAAATCGCCATATGCAGCTAGTTATGGAGTAG